In Zingiber officinale cultivar Zhangliang chromosome 1A, Zo_v1.1, whole genome shotgun sequence, a genomic segment contains:
- the LOC122006635 gene encoding F-box protein At1g67340-like, giving the protein MGISGRGADSGRKRTRTAEKGDLFDVLPDELVVAVLCKLSASAESPANLIAVLVVCKRFNRLGLDPVVLSRASAESLAVKAKSWSDFSHRFLKRCADSGNREACYILGMIRFYCLRNRRSGLSLMAQAAIRNHAPALFSLAVIQFNGSGKSKIDKNPEAGVALCARAASLGDVDAMRVLGHCLQDGYGVRRNLAEGRRFLLLANAREFATFLHSSSSSSSPLRRHTNRCGSLLKDLDLWMRSTPPPEPHPASRFMEEWFASRSEVLKREELSLCFNSRCGRPETRRHEFWLCSACSLVKYCSRACQATHWRSSHKAECEPFEQWLNVAAAAAAAAAGGGEVEAPVEGDAGRDVPILD; this is encoded by the exons ATGGGGATCTCCGGAAGAGGAGCAGATTCAGGTCGGAAGAGGACGCGTACGGCGGAGAAGGGCGATTTGTTCGACGTCCTTCCCGACGAGCTCGTAGTGGCGGTCCTGTGCAAACTGAGCGCCTCCGCTGAGAGTCCCGCCAATCTGATCGCCGTCTTAGTAGT GTGTAAGAGATTCAATCGTCTGGGACTCGATCCCGTGGTTCTCTCGAGAGCATCGGCGGAATCGCTCGCCGTGAAAGCCAAGAGCTGGTCGGATTTCTCCCATAGATTCTTGAAACGCTGTGCCGATTCCGGAAACCGGGAAGCTTGTTACATCCTGGGCATG ATCCGCTTCTACTGCTTGAGGAATCGGAGGAGTGGTCTCTCGCTTATGGCACAGGCAGCGATCCGGAACCACGCGCCAGCGCTCTTCTCGTTGGCGGTCATCCAGTTCAACGGAAGTGGGAAATCTAAGATCGACAAGAATCCCGAAGCCGGCGTGGCCCTCTGTGCCCGGGCTGCCTCCCTCGGTGACGTGGACGCGATGCGAGTTCTAGGCCACTGCCTACAGGACGGCTACGGCGTGCGCCGCAACCTCGCCGAGGGCCGCCGCTTCCTCCTCCTGGCCAACGCACGTGAGTTCGCTACCTTCCTgcactcctcctcctcctcctcctccccgcTTCGGCGCCACACAAATCGTTGTGGCTCTCTTCTCAAAGATTTAGATTTATGGATGCGTTCCACGCCACCGCCGGAGCCGCACCCGGCGAGCCGCTTCATGGAGGAGTGGTTTGCTTCGAGGAGCGAAGTTTTGAAGAGGGAGGAGCTCAGTCTGTGCTTCAACAGCCGATGCGGCCGGCCGGAGACGCGGAGGCACGAGTTTTGGCTCTGCTCTGCGTGTAGCCTCGTCAAGTACTGCTCAAGGGCGTGCCAGGCCACGCACTGGAGGTCGTCTCACAAGGCCGAGTGCGAGCCTTTCGAGCAGTGGTTGaacgtcgccgccgccgccgccgccgccgccgctggcGGCGGTGAAGTCGAAGCCCCAGTGGAGGGTGATGCCGGCCGTGACGTGCCGATACTGGATTAG